The following coding sequences lie in one Haematobia irritans isolate KBUSLIRL chromosome 3, ASM5000362v1, whole genome shotgun sequence genomic window:
- the LOC142228795 gene encoding uncharacterized protein LOC142228795 isoform X1 has product MTDAYRCQLCRSTCNDSLRLRDANGQPNQVYNMTIQFFDEKFLEIQRGATNLVSVLCMECWRHIANFNNFHRSILLLQENLNNQIENEDFMEEDDIKNVSHDIITTGKYELQDCTNSITTVNDNDKQEMLLETPTTQSEIPSSSVFGRGQLIITDHEIKFQTELVDEIQSKSSLEDAVLADDMPLDDLEFAYLNDHTNNTQMEIENESQLNADSSSQDSQSANETSLLKKLPKTRRSEQEMEETIAKWNSALECYVCQQTFETFALIRTHFTDEHQGTEFYILCCDRKFKYRSRLEEHAGYHMYPDAYQCTTCNKYFGSKWILLHHRLVKHGTPEGPIIRKSEENYKHVCDICDKRFRVPSDLREHNATHTGERSHPCPFCTKIFKFSTSLAYHFTSVHYEREVKRDSLGFMKCQACKERFKHIKKLLRHMQTMHPSKDVTTK; this is encoded by the exons ATGACGGATGCTTATAGATGCCAATTATGTAGGAGTACATGTAATGACAGTTTACGACTACGTGATGCCAACGGTCAACCGAATCAAGTCTATAATATgacaatacaattttttgatgaAAAG TTTTTGGAAATTCAACGTGGAGCAACGAATTTAGTATCAGTTCTATGCATGGAATGCTGGCGAcatatagcaaatttcaataatttccaTCGTAGCATACTTCTGTTGCAGGAAAATCTAAATAACCAAATTGAAAATGAGGACTTTATGGAAGAAGATGATATTAAAAATGTATCGCATGATATCATAACGACGGGGAAATACGAATTACAAGACTGCACGAATTCCATAACCACTGTCAATGATAATGATAAGCAAGAAATGTTGCTGGAAACCCCCACTACCCAATCAGAGATTCCCTCTTCCTCTGTATTTGGTAGAGGTCAGTTGATAATTACCGATCATGAAATAAAGTTTCAAACTGAACTTGTCGACGAAATCCAATCGAAGTCTTCCTTAGAAGATGCGGTTTTGGCTGATGACATGCCACTTGATGATTTAGAGTTTGCCTATTTAAATGACCATACCAATAATACTCAGATGGAGATCGAGAACGAATCGCAGCTGAATGCAGATTCCAGTTCACAAGATAGTCAATCGGCAAATGAAACcagtttattgaaaaaattgccaaagacTAGGAGATCGGAACAGGAAATGGAGGAGACTATAGCCAAATGGAATTCAGCCTTAGAGTGTTATGTCTGCCAACAAACATTCGAAACTTTTGCTCTAATAAGGACACATTTCACAGATGAGCATCAAGGcacagaattttatattttatgttgTGATCGCAAATTCAAATACAGGAGCCGACTTGAAGAGCACGCAGGTTATCACATGTATCCGGATGCTTACCAATGCACGACGTGCAATAAATATTTTGGTAGCAAATGGATTTTACTTCACCATAGACTCGTGAAACACGGCACTCCAGAGGGGCCCATAATTCGCAAGAGCGAAGAAAACTACAAACATGTCTGTGATATATGTGACAAACGCTTCAGGGTTCCTAGTGATCTACGAGAACACAATGCCACACATACTGGGGAGCGTAGCCATCCTTGTCCATTTTGTACCAAGATTTTTAAATTCTCTACCAGTTTGGCTTATCATTTTACTTCAGTGCATTACGAAAGGGAAGTTAAGAGAGATAGTCTTGGCTTTATGAAATGTCAGGCATGCAAAGAAAGattcaaacatattaaaaaattgttaagaCACATGCAAACCATGCATCCGTCCAAAGATGTTACGACGAAATAA